One genomic region from Melioribacteraceae bacterium encodes:
- a CDS encoding dolichol kinase has translation MVATDRATIDYQSEVLRKAIHLCSLSIPVVYYFITRELALSILIPLALLSLVLDLSRYYFKPFSNIFYKIFGFMLRKHEKDEKRKNLNGATYVLISAVLVIAIFPKVFAVTGFAVLIIGDIAAALIGRKFGQTQFLLKSLEGTIAFFIFSIVVILFTPKIEGSITEFVIAVIAVGVGAVAENISTGWADDNLTIPVSIGITMWILYALLLPDLALVLPNVPN, from the coding sequence ATGGTAGCAACTGATCGCGCAACTATAGATTACCAAAGTGAGGTTCTGAGAAAGGCCATTCATCTCTGCTCCCTTTCTATCCCTGTCGTCTATTATTTCATTACTCGGGAATTGGCCCTTTCTATCCTCATTCCCCTGGCTCTGCTCTCTCTGGTACTCGATTTAAGCAGATATTATTTTAAACCGTTCAGCAATATTTTTTATAAAATTTTCGGTTTCATGCTTCGAAAACATGAAAAGGATGAAAAAAGAAAAAATTTGAACGGTGCAACCTATGTTCTTATCTCAGCCGTTCTTGTTATCGCAATCTTTCCTAAAGTATTTGCAGTAACCGGCTTTGCTGTCCTTATTATCGGTGATATTGCTGCCGCTCTTATTGGCAGGAAGTTCGGACAGACTCAGTTTCTGCTTAAAAGTCTGGAAGGGACTATTGCATTTTTTATCTTCTCTATTGTTGTTATTTTATTTACACCGAAGATAGAAGGAAGTATTACTGAATTTGTTATTGCTGTAATTGCCGTGGGTGTCGGTGCTGTCGCGGAAAATATATCGACCGGATGGGCAGACGATAATCTGACAATCCCCGTTTCAATCGGGATTACGATGTGGATCCTGTATGCTTTATTACTCCCCGATCTGGCCCTGGTTCTGCCGAATGTCCCTAATTAA